In a genomic window of Bradyrhizobium ontarionense:
- a CDS encoding pilus assembly protein N-terminal domain-containing protein produces the protein MSFSVSSRPCLSFALRAVVAVTLLWPAVASADPDPAIAVNVDQAKLVKLPDRVATLVVGNPMIADVTLQSGGIIVVTGKSYGATNFIAMDRGGQVLIDRQIQVAGPTDRLVTVYRGVDRETYSCMPVCQRRVTLGDGDSYFKSVLDQAGTMSNQASGSAASGSKAN, from the coding sequence ATGTCGTTCAGTGTGTCGTCCCGTCCCTGTCTTTCGTTCGCATTGCGCGCCGTCGTGGCCGTGACCTTGCTTTGGCCGGCCGTCGCGTCGGCCGATCCTGATCCTGCGATCGCCGTCAATGTCGACCAGGCCAAGCTGGTCAAGCTGCCGGACCGGGTCGCGACCCTGGTCGTCGGCAATCCGATGATCGCCGACGTGACGCTGCAGAGCGGGGGCATCATTGTCGTCACCGGCAAGAGCTACGGCGCCACGAACTTCATCGCGATGGATCGCGGCGGCCAGGTGCTGATCGACCGTCAGATTCAGGTCGCCGGACCGACCGACCGGCTGGTCACGGTGTATCGCGGCGTCGACCGCGAGACCTACAGCTGCATGCCGGTCTGCCAGCGCCGCGTCACGCTGGGTGACGGCGACAGCTACTTCAAATCGGTGCTCGACCAGGCCGGAACGATGTCGAACCAGGCCAGCGGCAGCGCCGCGTCCGGTTCGAAGGCCAACTGA
- a CDS encoding sterol desaturase family protein, with protein MSGLPWEVALMLGQTIEKVLPITLMLAIVFSVLSHFWACNPGKPWWQKRELVTDMVYWFFVPVFARVLRIGLLVLGAGVVFKIHDADELIAFYDNGHGPLAQLPEWLQGLLFLVLSDFLLYWTHRLFHGGEFWKYHAVHHSSEELDWISAARFHPINLILGTIAVDVILLMAGISPNVMIWVGPFTTFHSAFVHANLSWTLGPLKYVLATPVFHRWHHTPMDEGGNTNFAGTFPVWDILFGTFRMPEGQLPATYGKDEAAMPGEFAGQLAFPFRR; from the coding sequence ATGTCCGGTCTGCCGTGGGAAGTCGCGCTGATGCTCGGCCAAACCATCGAGAAGGTGCTGCCGATCACCCTGATGCTGGCGATCGTGTTCTCGGTGCTCAGCCATTTCTGGGCGTGCAATCCTGGCAAGCCCTGGTGGCAGAAGCGCGAGCTCGTCACCGACATGGTCTACTGGTTCTTCGTGCCGGTGTTCGCGCGCGTGCTCCGCATCGGGTTGCTGGTGCTCGGAGCCGGCGTTGTCTTCAAGATCCATGACGCGGACGAGCTGATTGCCTTCTACGACAACGGCCACGGGCCGTTGGCTCAGCTGCCGGAATGGCTGCAGGGCCTGCTGTTCCTGGTGCTCTCCGACTTCCTGCTGTATTGGACCCATCGCCTGTTCCACGGCGGCGAGTTCTGGAAGTACCACGCCGTTCACCACTCCTCCGAAGAGCTCGATTGGATCTCGGCCGCGCGCTTTCATCCGATCAACCTGATCCTCGGCACCATTGCGGTCGACGTGATCCTCCTGATGGCGGGGATCTCGCCCAATGTGATGATCTGGGTTGGGCCGTTCACGACGTTCCACTCGGCCTTCGTGCATGCCAATCTCAGCTGGACTCTCGGACCGCTCAAATACGTCCTGGCCACGCCCGTCTTCCATCGCTGGCATCACACGCCGATGGATGAGGGCGGCAATACCAATTTTGCCGGCACGTTCCCGGTCTGGGATATCCTGTTCGGGACGTTCCGGATGCCGGAGGGGCAGCTGCCCGCGACCTACGGCAAGGATGAAGCGGCGATGCCGGGCGAATTCGCCGGCCAACTCGCGTTTCCGTTTCGCCGCTGA
- a CDS encoding Flp family type IVb pilin has translation MKNLLARFVKDESGATAIEYGLIAAGISLAIIAAVNGLGSSLSSKFGAINTSLK, from the coding sequence ATGAAGAATCTTCTTGCTCGCTTCGTGAAGGATGAATCCGGCGCGACCGCCATCGAATACGGCCTGATCGCTGCTGGCATCTCGCTCGCGATCATTGCCGCGGTGAACGGTCTCGGCTCCAGCCTGAGCTCCAAGTTCGGCGCGATCAACACCTCGCTGAAGTAA
- a CDS encoding A24 family peptidase has translation MTLDLARLLLFPALMAFAAASDLFTMTISNRVSLALVAGFLVMAPLSGMSMPDVLSHIGAGAVLLVIAFACFAFGWIGGGDAKVASAAALWFGFAHLMNYLLYASIFGGILTLALMQFRQWPLPYMLAGQPWLVRLHAKDGGIPYGIALALGALMIYPETDWVKAIDAARFAMQ, from the coding sequence ATGACCCTCGATCTCGCGCGTCTGCTGCTGTTTCCGGCCCTGATGGCATTCGCCGCGGCGAGCGACCTCTTCACGATGACCATCTCGAACCGGGTGTCGCTGGCCCTCGTTGCCGGCTTCCTGGTCATGGCGCCGCTGAGCGGCATGAGCATGCCGGACGTGCTCTCCCATATTGGTGCGGGCGCTGTCCTGCTGGTGATCGCCTTCGCGTGCTTTGCATTCGGATGGATCGGCGGCGGCGACGCCAAGGTCGCATCCGCCGCAGCCTTGTGGTTCGGCTTCGCGCACCTGATGAACTATCTGCTGTACGCGTCGATCTTTGGCGGCATCCTCACCCTCGCGCTCATGCAGTTCCGGCAATGGCCGCTGCCCTACATGCTGGCGGGACAGCCCTGGCTCGTGCGCCTGCATGCCAAGGACGGCGGTATTCCCTATGGAATCGCGCTCGCATTGGGTGCGTTGATGATCTATCCCGAGACCGATTGGGTGAAGGCGATCGACGCTGCACGCTTCGCGATGCAATGA
- the cpaB gene encoding Flp pilus assembly protein CpaB yields MNTARIVVLTIAVGAGGVAAYLASGSDDRPAQVAAPVPQMQAVDVLVAKSDIGLGQSLKPDDLQWQSWPAATASSSFIRRNERPEGQTQITGTIARAPFIAGEPIREQKLVKADGSGFMAAILPAGMRAVSTEISPETGAGGFILPNDRVDVILSKRERNPDQPNAGDVISSDIILANIRVLAIDQAPKEKDGQTTVVGKTVTLELKPEQAETLARARQTGTLSLALRSIADVNMAESRSDDRSRRRSDSVAVIRFGISSTMTTQK; encoded by the coding sequence ATGAATACCGCACGCATTGTGGTTCTGACCATCGCTGTGGGCGCTGGCGGCGTGGCCGCATATCTCGCGAGCGGGTCCGACGACCGGCCGGCACAGGTTGCCGCACCGGTGCCGCAGATGCAGGCCGTCGACGTTCTCGTCGCGAAGTCCGACATCGGCCTCGGCCAATCGCTCAAGCCCGACGATCTGCAATGGCAGAGCTGGCCGGCGGCCACGGCCAGTTCCAGCTTCATCCGGCGCAACGAGCGGCCTGAAGGCCAGACGCAGATAACCGGCACGATCGCGCGGGCGCCGTTCATTGCCGGCGAGCCCATTCGCGAACAGAAGCTCGTCAAGGCCGACGGCTCGGGCTTCATGGCCGCGATCCTGCCCGCCGGCATGCGCGCCGTTTCGACCGAGATTTCGCCGGAGACCGGCGCCGGCGGGTTCATCCTGCCGAATGACCGCGTCGACGTGATCCTGTCCAAGCGCGAGCGCAATCCGGATCAGCCCAACGCTGGCGACGTCATCAGCTCAGACATCATTCTGGCGAACATTCGCGTGCTGGCGATCGACCAGGCGCCGAAGGAAAAGGATGGCCAGACCACCGTTGTCGGCAAGACGGTCACGCTGGAGCTGAAACCTGAACAGGCCGAGACGCTCGCGCGCGCGCGCCAGACCGGAACGCTGTCTCTCGCGCTCCGCAGCATCGCCGACGTGAACATGGCCGAGAGCCGCTCCGATGACCGAAGCCGCAGGCGCAGCGACAGCGTCGCCGTCATCCGCTTCGGCATTTCCAGCACGATGACGACGCAGAAGTGA
- a CDS encoding type II and III secretion system protein family protein has translation MTCSENQRKMRTLLVRALSFSAAAALTLNPALAPVIAADYRPAAAAATADGQINARFLALGIGKSVVIDLPRDIKDVLVADPKIANAVVRSSQRAYIIGAAVGQTNIVFFDAQGQQIMAYDIAVKRDLNGARAALKQLLPNAEIQIEGIGDGVVLTGSASSQIEAQQAGELAARLAGGADKVVNSITVRGRDQVMLKVTVAEVQRSIVKQLGIDLSGQLNYGTAVVKFANSNPFTAYGSNLVSNNAISAAFGSTPSVQATLRAMENAGVIRTLAEPNLTAISGESATFIAGGEFPVPAGYSCDPTTHVCTTQISFKKFGISLNFTPIVLSEGRISLRVMTEVSELSNENAITLSQAVSSSTVNSLTVPSIKTRRAETTLEIPSGGAMAMAGLIQQQTKLAISGMPGLMQLPVLGALFRSRDYVNNQTELMVLVTPFVVRAVAQKDLSRPDDGFAAASDPQADLLGSINRIYGVPGRVEPGRSYRGTYGFITD, from the coding sequence ATGACATGCAGCGAAAATCAGCGGAAGATGCGGACCCTGCTGGTCCGCGCTCTGTCGTTTTCGGCCGCCGCTGCGCTGACCCTCAATCCGGCCCTGGCGCCGGTCATTGCGGCGGATTACCGGCCGGCGGCCGCTGCCGCGACGGCCGACGGCCAGATCAATGCCCGCTTCCTCGCGCTCGGGATCGGCAAGTCGGTCGTGATCGATCTGCCGCGCGACATCAAGGACGTTCTCGTCGCCGATCCGAAGATCGCCAATGCGGTCGTTCGCTCGTCGCAGCGCGCCTACATTATCGGTGCTGCCGTCGGCCAGACCAACATCGTGTTCTTCGACGCGCAGGGCCAGCAGATCATGGCCTATGACATCGCGGTCAAGCGCGACCTCAACGGCGCGCGCGCCGCGTTGAAGCAGTTGTTGCCGAACGCCGAGATCCAGATTGAAGGCATCGGCGATGGCGTCGTGCTGACCGGCTCGGCGTCGAGCCAGATCGAGGCCCAGCAGGCCGGCGAACTCGCCGCACGCCTCGCCGGCGGCGCCGATAAGGTCGTCAACTCGATCACGGTACGCGGCCGCGACCAGGTGATGCTGAAAGTGACGGTCGCCGAGGTGCAGCGCTCGATCGTCAAGCAGCTCGGTATCGATCTGTCCGGCCAGCTCAATTACGGCACGGCCGTCGTCAAATTCGCGAACTCCAATCCGTTCACCGCCTACGGCAGCAACCTCGTCTCCAACAATGCGATCAGCGCGGCGTTCGGATCGACGCCGTCGGTACAGGCCACACTGCGGGCGATGGAGAACGCCGGTGTGATCCGCACCCTCGCCGAGCCCAACCTGACGGCGATTTCAGGCGAGTCGGCGACGTTCATCGCCGGCGGCGAATTCCCCGTTCCCGCCGGCTATTCGTGCGATCCCACGACCCATGTCTGTACGACGCAGATCAGCTTCAAGAAATTCGGCATCTCGCTCAACTTCACGCCGATCGTGCTCAGCGAAGGTCGCATTTCGCTGCGCGTGATGACCGAGGTCTCGGAGCTCTCCAACGAGAATGCGATCACCCTGTCGCAGGCAGTGAGTTCGTCCACCGTCAACTCGCTGACGGTCCCTTCGATCAAGACCCGCCGTGCCGAGACCACGCTGGAAATCCCCTCCGGCGGTGCGATGGCGATGGCCGGCCTGATCCAGCAGCAGACCAAGCTGGCGATCAGCGGCATGCCCGGCCTGATGCAACTGCCGGTCCTGGGCGCGCTGTTCCGCAGCCGCGACTACGTCAACAATCAGACCGAGCTGATGGTGCTGGTGACCCCCTTCGTCGTACGCGCTGTTGCACAGAAGGATCTCTCCCGCCCCGACGACGGCTTTGCCGCGGCGTCCGACCCGCAGGCGGATCTGCTGGGCAGCATCAACCGCATCTACGGCGTGCCCGGCCGGGTCGAGCCCGGGCGCAGCTATCGCGGCACTTATGGCTTCATCACGGACTGA
- a CDS encoding CpaD family pilus assembly protein, protein MTTKFRPALHRRLPLAAALAGAAALLGACNHGRDAATTASIPDDYRLRHPIAVQEAPDSLIVFVGQGRGGLTAEQRADVMGLAQSWLRQGTGAISADVPTGTPNARAAGDSIREIQSLLAAAGVPPHGLTIRNYQPKDPRQMAAIRLSYPKLSATAGPCGIWPDDLGPSIKNKNWFDNKPDWNYGCAYQRNMAAMVDNPADLVQPRSETPSYTTRRTAFFDKYRKGTSTAITYPEADKAKLSDTGK, encoded by the coding sequence ATGACCACGAAATTCCGCCCCGCTCTGCACCGTCGCCTGCCGCTTGCCGCTGCTCTGGCAGGGGCCGCAGCCCTGCTCGGCGCCTGCAATCACGGGAGAGACGCGGCCACGACGGCCAGCATCCCCGACGATTATCGGCTGCGTCACCCCATCGCGGTCCAGGAGGCCCCCGATTCTCTCATCGTGTTCGTCGGACAGGGCCGCGGCGGCCTGACCGCCGAGCAGCGCGCAGACGTGATGGGTCTGGCACAGAGCTGGCTGCGCCAGGGTACCGGCGCCATCAGTGCGGACGTGCCGACCGGAACGCCCAACGCGCGCGCGGCGGGCGATTCCATACGGGAGATCCAGTCCCTGCTCGCGGCGGCCGGTGTCCCGCCGCACGGCCTCACCATCCGGAACTATCAGCCGAAGGACCCGCGCCAGATGGCCGCGATCCGGCTGAGCTATCCGAAGCTCTCGGCGACGGCGGGTCCCTGCGGCATCTGGCCGGACGATCTGGGGCCCTCGATCAAGAACAAGAACTGGTTCGACAACAAGCCTGATTGGAATTACGGCTGCGCTTATCAGCGCAACATGGCGGCGATGGTCGACAATCCTGCCGATCTCGTGCAGCCGCGTTCCGAGACCCCGTCCTATACCACCCGGCGCACGGCATTCTTCGACAAATACCGCAAGGGAACGTCAACCGCGATCACCTATCCCGAAGCCGACAAGGCCAAACTCAGCGATACAGGCAAATGA
- a CDS encoding AAA family ATPase, with translation MISYARQTQEEQPDVVPPPADDHIAPAPRVSVQAFCETVETAATVQAAGEDRRLGKAHLKVQMGGMAAAIEAYRSAPTPNVIILETDARTDILAGLDQLATVCDPGTRVVVIGRVNDVTLYRELVRRGVSDYVLSPVTPIDVVRSICNLFSAPEAKAVGRIIAVVGAKGGVGASTLTHNIAWAIARDLSMDSVVADLDLAFGTAGLDYNQDPAQGIADAVFSPDRIDIAFVDRLLSKCTDHLSLLAAPATLDRVYDFGAEAFDAIFDTLRASMPCIVLDVPHQWTGWTKRALIGADDILIVAAPDLASLRNTKNMFDLLKAARPNDRMPLYCLNQVGVPKRPEINASEFAKAIESPPIVTIPFEPQIFGAAANNGQMIAEMSPSHRTTEMFLQIAQRLTGRSETKKPKGSFLSPLLDKLRAK, from the coding sequence ATGATCAGCTACGCCCGACAGACCCAAGAGGAGCAGCCTGACGTCGTGCCGCCGCCGGCCGACGATCATATCGCGCCGGCCCCGCGCGTGTCGGTGCAGGCGTTCTGCGAGACGGTAGAGACCGCGGCCACGGTCCAGGCCGCCGGCGAGGACCGGCGTCTGGGCAAGGCGCATCTGAAGGTCCAGATGGGCGGCATGGCGGCGGCCATCGAGGCCTATCGTTCGGCGCCGACGCCCAACGTGATCATCCTGGAGACAGACGCCCGCACTGACATCCTGGCGGGCCTCGATCAGCTCGCGACGGTCTGCGATCCGGGCACGCGTGTCGTCGTGATCGGCCGCGTCAACGACGTCACGCTCTATCGCGAGCTCGTGCGCCGCGGTGTCAGCGATTATGTGCTGTCCCCGGTCACACCGATCGACGTCGTCCGTTCGATCTGCAACCTGTTCTCGGCGCCGGAAGCCAAGGCCGTCGGCCGCATCATCGCCGTCGTCGGCGCCAAGGGCGGCGTCGGGGCGTCGACCCTCACCCACAACATCGCCTGGGCGATCGCGCGCGATCTCTCGATGGACTCGGTTGTGGCGGATCTCGATCTCGCCTTCGGCACGGCCGGTCTCGACTACAATCAGGATCCCGCGCAGGGCATTGCGGACGCCGTGTTCTCGCCTGATCGGATCGACATTGCCTTCGTGGACAGGCTGTTGTCGAAATGCACCGACCATTTGAGTCTCCTGGCAGCGCCGGCGACACTCGACCGGGTCTACGATTTCGGCGCGGAAGCCTTCGACGCCATCTTCGACACGCTGCGGGCGTCGATGCCCTGCATCGTGCTCGACGTTCCCCATCAATGGACGGGCTGGACCAAACGCGCGCTGATCGGTGCAGACGACATCCTGATCGTTGCCGCACCGGATCTCGCTTCGCTGCGCAATACCAAGAACATGTTCGATCTTCTGAAGGCCGCACGGCCGAACGATCGCATGCCGCTGTACTGCCTGAACCAGGTCGGCGTGCCCAAACGGCCGGAGATCAACGCAAGCGAATTCGCCAAGGCGATCGAAAGCCCGCCGATCGTGACGATCCCGTTCGAGCCGCAGATCTTCGGCGCGGCTGCGAACAATGGCCAGATGATCGCGGAAATGTCTCCCAGTCATCGGACGACCGAGATGTTTCTGCAGATCGCGCAGCGGCTCACCGGCCGCAGCGAGACCAAGAAGCCGAAAGGCTCCTTCCTGTCGCCCCTGCTGGACAAACTGAGGGCGAAGTAA
- a CDS encoding CpaF family protein: MFGKRSGSDNDTRALRPAAPAPEPAPAAPRSAAPAVSSPPLAPARQAPPPPPPVVETRRSDNYYQVKATIFGALIEAIDLAQLAKLDGESAREEIRDIVNEIIAIKNIVMSIAEQEELLDDICNDVLGYGPLEPLLSRDDIADIMVNGAGTVYIEVAGKIQRTGIRFRDNQQLLNICQRIVSQVGRRVDESSPICDARLADGSRVNAIVPPLAIDGPALTIRKFKKDKLTLDQLVKFGAISAEGAEILQIIGRVRCNVLISGGTGSGKTTLLNCLTNYIDHDERIITCEDAAELQLQQPHVVRLETRPPNIEGEGQVTMRELVRNCLRMRPERIIVGEVRGPEAFDLLQAMNTGHDGSMGTLHANNPREGLSRCESMITMGGFSLPSRTIREMICASIDVIVQAARLRDGSRRITHITEVMGMEGDTIITQDVFLYDMIGEDANGKIIGRHRSTGIGRPRFWERARYYGEEKRLAAALDAAEVAAKD, translated from the coding sequence GTGTTTGGTAAGCGTAGCGGATCGGATAACGATACCAGGGCCCTCAGGCCGGCAGCACCTGCGCCCGAACCGGCGCCGGCGGCGCCGCGCTCGGCCGCCCCGGCCGTCTCGTCGCCTCCTCTGGCTCCGGCCCGGCAGGCCCCTCCACCTCCGCCGCCGGTCGTCGAGACGCGGCGCTCGGACAACTACTATCAGGTCAAGGCGACGATCTTCGGCGCCCTGATCGAGGCGATCGACCTGGCGCAGCTCGCCAAGCTCGACGGCGAGTCCGCGCGCGAGGAAATCCGCGACATCGTCAACGAGATCATCGCGATCAAGAACATCGTGATGTCGATCGCCGAGCAGGAGGAACTGCTCGACGACATCTGCAACGACGTGCTCGGCTATGGTCCGCTCGAGCCGCTGCTGTCGCGCGACGACATCGCCGACATCATGGTCAACGGCGCCGGCACGGTCTACATCGAAGTCGCCGGCAAGATCCAGCGTACCGGCATCCGCTTCCGCGACAACCAGCAGCTCCTGAACATCTGCCAGCGCATCGTCAGCCAGGTCGGCCGCCGCGTCGATGAATCCTCGCCGATCTGCGACGCGCGCCTCGCCGACGGTTCGCGCGTCAACGCCATCGTTCCGCCGCTGGCGATCGACGGCCCCGCGCTCACCATTCGTAAGTTCAAGAAGGACAAGCTCACGCTTGACCAGCTGGTCAAGTTCGGCGCGATCTCAGCGGAGGGCGCGGAGATCCTGCAGATCATCGGGCGCGTGCGTTGTAACGTGCTGATCTCCGGCGGTACCGGCTCGGGCAAGACCACGCTGTTGAACTGTCTGACCAACTACATCGATCACGACGAACGCATCATCACCTGCGAGGACGCCGCCGAGCTTCAGCTGCAGCAGCCGCACGTGGTGCGCCTGGAAACCCGCCCGCCCAACATCGAAGGCGAAGGCCAGGTCACGATGCGCGAGCTGGTCAGGAACTGTCTGCGTATGCGTCCCGAGCGCATCATCGTCGGCGAGGTCCGCGGACCCGAGGCGTTCGACCTGCTGCAGGCCATGAACACCGGCCACGACGGCTCGATGGGCACCTTGCACGCCAACAACCCGCGTGAGGGGCTGTCGCGCTGTGAATCGATGATCACGATGGGCGGGTTCTCGCTGCCGTCGCGGACCATCCGCGAGATGATCTGCGCGTCGATCGACGTCATCGTGCAGGCGGCCCGTCTGCGCGACGGCTCTCGCCGAATCACACACATCACCGAGGTGATGGGCATGGAAGGCGACACGATCATCACCCAGGACGTCTTCCTCTACGACATGATCGGCGAGGATGCGAACGGCAAGATCATCGGCCGCCACCGCTCGACCGGCATCGGCCGGCCGCGCTTCTGGGAGCGGGCGCGCTATTACGGCGAAGAGAAGCGACTTGCGGCTGCGCTCGACGCGGCCGAAGTCGCGGCCAAGGACTGA
- a CDS encoding type II secretion system F family protein, which translates to MKLQALALAFLAATAIGGIAWVFLYPMLSGERKAEQRRSTVAKSEPVVRQAERSQRSRREQVESSLKDIEAKAQKQSKVPLNLRISQAGLDWTVQKFWIISGALGFAACAIAFFAGGGPLGALGLGFAAGFGLPRWVLNFLKKRREKKFLAALPDAVDVIVRGIKAGLPLFESIKVVAADAPEPLRSEFLAIIETQAIGMPLGEACARLYERMPLPEANFFGIVVAIQQKSGGNLSEALGNLSKVLRDRKKMAEKIQAMSMEAKASAGIIGSLPPIVMLLVYLSTPEYISLLWTHPTGQLMLVGCVIWMSMGIMVMKKMINFDF; encoded by the coding sequence ATGAAGCTTCAGGCTCTTGCCCTCGCCTTCCTCGCCGCGACCGCCATCGGCGGCATCGCATGGGTGTTCCTCTATCCCATGCTGTCGGGAGAGCGGAAGGCCGAGCAGCGGCGCAGCACCGTCGCCAAATCGGAGCCGGTGGTCCGCCAAGCGGAACGCAGCCAGCGCTCGCGTCGTGAGCAGGTCGAATCCTCGCTGAAGGATATCGAGGCCAAGGCGCAGAAGCAGAGCAAGGTGCCGCTCAATCTGCGGATCTCGCAGGCCGGGCTCGACTGGACCGTGCAGAAATTCTGGATCATTTCCGGAGCTCTCGGCTTCGCCGCCTGCGCGATCGCCTTCTTTGCCGGCGGCGGCCCGCTGGGCGCGCTCGGGCTCGGCTTCGCCGCAGGCTTCGGCCTGCCGCGCTGGGTTCTGAACTTTCTCAAGAAGCGACGCGAGAAGAAATTCCTGGCAGCGCTGCCCGACGCGGTCGACGTGATCGTGCGCGGCATCAAGGCCGGCCTGCCATTGTTCGAGTCGATCAAGGTGGTCGCGGCCGATGCACCCGAGCCGCTGCGGAGCGAATTCCTGGCGATCATCGAGACCCAGGCGATCGGCATGCCGCTCGGCGAGGCCTGCGCGCGACTATATGAGCGGATGCCGCTGCCCGAAGCCAATTTCTTCGGCATCGTCGTCGCGATCCAGCAGAAGTCGGGCGGCAACCTCTCCGAGGCGCTCGGCAACCTCTCCAAGGTGCTGCGCGACCGCAAGAAGATGGCTGAGAAGATCCAGGCGATGTCGATGGAAGCCAAGGCCTCCGCAGGCATCATCGGATCGCTGCCTCCGATCGTGATGCTGCTGGTCTACCTGAGCACGCCCGAGTACATCTCGCTGCTCTGGACCCATCCGACCGGCCAGCTGATGCTGGTCGGCTGCGTGATCTGGATGTCGATGGGCATCATGGTCATGAAGAAGATGATCAACTTCGATTTCTGA
- a CDS encoding type II secretion system F family protein: MLEFLVTKLHDPHFMTMVFASIAATATVYTLITPLFAGENLNKRMKAVASERERIKQRERERMNTSEKVSLRQTPKQLVAKVVDDFNLTKWLAQEAARNKLIMAGYRGQAPYITFLFARMVTPLVLFVGSVLYVFVIAHLEKSMPVKIGICVGMAYLGLQAPMLFLSNAISKRQLSIKRAFPDALDLLLICIESGMSIEAAFRRVAVEITSQSIALSEEFTLTTAELSYLQDRKVAYENLAKRTGLEGVKSVCLALMQSERYGTPLGQSLRVMAQENRDMRMNEAEKKAAALPPKLTVPMILFFLPVLFVVILGPTGIKVAAMQ; encoded by the coding sequence ATGCTCGAATTTCTGGTCACCAAGCTGCACGATCCGCATTTCATGACGATGGTGTTCGCCTCGATCGCGGCGACCGCCACCGTGTATACGCTGATCACGCCGCTGTTCGCAGGCGAGAACCTGAACAAGCGCATGAAGGCGGTCGCGAGCGAGCGCGAACGAATCAAGCAGCGTGAGCGCGAGCGGATGAACACCAGCGAAAAGGTCTCGCTGCGGCAGACGCCGAAGCAGCTGGTGGCCAAGGTGGTGGATGATTTCAATCTCACCAAATGGCTCGCCCAGGAGGCCGCGCGCAACAAGCTCATCATGGCCGGCTATCGCGGCCAGGCGCCGTACATCACGTTCCTGTTCGCGCGCATGGTGACGCCGCTGGTGCTGTTCGTCGGCTCCGTGCTCTACGTCTTCGTGATCGCCCATCTCGAGAAATCGATGCCGGTGAAGATCGGCATCTGCGTCGGCATGGCCTATCTCGGCCTGCAGGCGCCGATGCTGTTCCTCAGCAATGCGATCTCCAAGCGCCAGCTCTCGATCAAGCGCGCCTTTCCCGATGCGCTGGACCTCCTGCTGATCTGCATCGAGTCCGGCATGTCGATCGAAGCGGCGTTCCGCAGGGTGGCGGTCGAAATCACCAGCCAGTCGATCGCGCTGTCCGAGGAGTTCACGCTGACCACGGCGGAGCTCTCCTACCTGCAGGACCGCAAGGTGGCCTATGAGAACCTGGCCAAGCGGACCGGCCTCGAGGGCGTGAAGTCGGTCTGCCTCGCGCTCATGCAGTCCGAGCGATACGGCACGCCGCTCGGTCAATCGCTGCGCGTGATGGCCCAGGAAAACCGCGACATGCGCATGAACGAGGCCGAGAAGAAGGCCGCGGCGCTGCCGCCGAAGCTGACGGTGCCGATGATCCTGTTCTTCCTGCCGGTGCTGTTCGTGGTCATTCTGGGACCGACCGGGATCAAGGTCGCCGCCATGCAGTAG